aacgtGACCCAATACAAAAGCATTCAATGCAGCAGCAAGGAAACTCAGATGCCCCACAAAGTCTTAAAATACAACACACTCTTGCTGCGATTCAACCACTACTCTGATTAACGGGCTGATGAATATGTAAACTCTCATGCCAACTCATGACTTCTAGAGTCTGAAATGTTTACAGGCATTAACCTAGAGAGACATCCGAGTGAAGCATCCACTGATCTGATGAGCTAAAAGTGCAGCATACACGATCCTCCGTGACTTTTTTTGTCGTTTGTCGTGTCGCTTTTTATATCACAACTGGGCCTTCCAATCGATGGGTCAGGATATACCTCGGTGGACAACTAAATAAagcgtaaaaataaataaagcgaTTAAAGTAATCCTCCGCGCATTTATATACATACCATCTGGGCCTTGCGGCGAAGGCTTCAGTGCTGGAGTCACGCTAACAGGTCAGATGGGTAGGTGTTACGGGATCGGTACAATGACGGCCGTTCCTGCAGCCACGGCAGGACAGAGAAACCCGAGCATGCGGATAAAAATGCATCACCACGGATGCCGAGGACAACTCTGAAaaacagagagggagagggagtgAGAGACATCTAATACTAAACAACTCAATATAGAGAATAACATCCAACATGGCTGACACTCAATTATAATCAACCAGTAAATACACTCAAAACTCAGAAATCCACAACGCAAGTCAAAGGTCTTTGGAAcagtatttctttattatatggcagcttttgcattacaaaaatacaaaaatgacagtTTCCCTAAAGTTTCTTTAAGCACCCTTCATAGTTGGTTAGTACAGATGAAAAAGGCAGTGAATAAACCATTTAATATCAAGTTTGCTAGGCACATATCAGGCAGGGACTAAACTGGATTTTATAATAAGCATCTATGTCCATTGTGAGTTTTAAAGGgaacttttaaacatttgttaCCACAACTAGAACCTGAGGGGCTAAACGTCACAACGCTTTCCCCATTACAATTCTGAACACACATTCAAAACCAGTTTAACACAGCCTGAGAAATACATTGATTATGTATAAATACAGTTAGGGGAGTTGTTTAAAACAAAGTTAGGCTGGTTTTGGAGAACGTACTGTAAATGTGCTGACGTTCTCTCAATGGAATGAGTGTAGGATTAAAGAAATACTTACACAGTACAGCAAAACTTTGGGtctgaaattaatacattttcgtagtgtatacattttaagtttcttactttagttttgtttttcatttaaaacttcATATGACTGATGAAAACACTTCAAATAACCAGTCatttgtttaaatacttttttttttttctaaataatcatGGCACTTTTTCCCATTTTGAAAGTAatcttttataaattatttatctgcACCAGCCCCTCACTTTATATTTAGGATTTTAATGTTTGCTTAAAATGAACCTATGCCCATATTATTCTCCCTGTTCAAAGAAGCTTATTAgttcaaatctaaaataataaaacccaaCAAAGCAAAAGTTGCTTGAAAGCAATATCAGCATGAACAGTGTACATCTACATCATTGGCttctaaaacagtaaaaataaaataaaatacagtaaaataaaagaaTCATGTTGAGTGATAAACTATGGTCGAGGGTGAAATGGATGCCATGGCAGTGTCAAAAGGTCAAAGGTATGACCTTTAACCTAAAGGTCATGGCTGCTGGATCAGGAAGACACAGACACAGATGGAAAACAGCACACTCAAATTTACACTCTACATTCCCAGGAGGAATAATGTTGTGTGTGCAGAACAGGAAGACTGTCTAAACCCTGGAACCTCTAATGAGACAAGGTGAGCTGATGAAGCACAAAAGCTCTCTACCGCCACCTGCAGGCTTTTCTTTAAGACAGCATACTTTCAGTCTCTATAATATGAATTCGTTGGCACACAGAATGTTTAAAGTGAAAAGTAATGTGCAAGAGTAAAAGAAATACGCATATGTACAGGCACAATCACAAAACATATTACGAGGATGAATAGATTTCATTTTGACAATACTCCACATTTAAAAACACCATTTGGAATGCAACTGAAATCCGGAAGTTTTAGAATTGCATGAATATCTACAGAATGATCAAGTGTattgatatgtttttaaaaataacttttatatgcCAACCACAATAGAGAAATAGTTTAACTTGGAGTCAGGAAGCCCTATTAAAGTTCAATAAAGCTGCCATGGTGAATACAGGGTTACTTAAGAAAATTAACAGATGTCATGCCACAGTActtaaaaacattgatttaaagtTGTACTGATGTTGATTCAATGCATGCAAAGCTGCACTGAGGAAACCAAAGATAACGTAAGTGCAGATCAGCTCTGCTCCAATCTAATGAGTGAAATGGTACGGAGGGGTTTAGTATAGAACTGGCACAATGTTACTATGCATGTCTATGCATACAACCGTGTATGTGTGACAGCTGCTCTGAATGTACCAACAAGTTTTACAGGTTGGCTATAAAAAGGCtccacaaatacaaaacatacagaacatgagaaaaaaaactgtacaaagtaagttgaaaacaaacaaataaaaataaatctgataaaacaaaAGACTGATCAAATGTTGGCTTTGGTTAAAAAAGGTTAATTCTGTGGCAAATTTTATACagctgttgaataaaaaaaaaaatattggaataaaaaaatatttcatttgggGTTATTTTTGACCCCAATCTCCCCCTATAAATCACATATTTTTCACAAATGGCATATTCACTCTTAGCAATTTCATTGGTTAAAAAAAGAGcaaggcataaaaaaaataaaaaagacattttctaagtgcatcctagaaaaaaaaacaaaaaaaaactctgaccTAAAAAAAACTGATCTATCCATTGTAaatgatgcacacacacatcctAATGAACCTGTCATTGTGCTGAGGAATGTGAAACAGATGACACATGGAATGGGTGCAAGTAGATTTACATGACTCTGTGTGTTCTGTGCTGAGCGTACAGCAGGTGATGCGCGGAGGCAGTGTTCTGCGTGTGCTTCGTGcctggggagtgtgtgtgtgtttgtgtgtgtctagtTGTTGGGGTAGTACTTAGGGAAGAGGTAGAGGTCTTTACAGAGGGAACTGGTAAACTCTGACATCTCTTTACAGCGATGATGGGCTGAACCAGGTGCGTATCCCTCTCTGCTTTTAATTCGACTGTTTACCTACAAAGAACAACAGAGacagcaaaatacattttaaccatattAAGCCttctttatcatattttatatgaaattataattttttttattatatttggaattattatttttttggcctCTATATTATCAACATGTTCAAAACTTTTCTAAAaacactgtttgcacataatcttctacatgccttctgtcgtctgaatgataatttatacttttttagccAGTAAAAAGGCCTTTAAGTATAATTCATCCCTCTTCAggtcatggatttttttttttacacataaaaaaaaaaaaaacttttagattttCTCTCAATGTTTAATTGACTGTTAAATGTTTTTCTGACTACAATTTCATATGCTTTTCATGATTAAGCTGTAACAAATTGTGAACATAgtgtaattaatcatttaaaatctgATTTTGCATATAAACTGAATTCAATATCAGTGTGCCAACATGTTAACATTGTTTAGATAAATGGCCATACAAATGAATCATTGCATTCAAAAAAGACAGTGGACTAAAACGTTTTACCTGCACCAGAATGTCCGCCAGGTGTGTGTCGTTGGATTTCTGTCTGATTGCGCTGTTCAGTTCCTGAATGAACCAGGACCCTTTCTTGGTGTTTCTCATTGCAGCAGTGcctgaaacacaaaacattagAAATCTGCACAAACTGTGACATATGACATGATGAATGGTAAGAAAATCAGATGAAGATACAACAATGTGTACACACTGAAACCTTTGAGGGTGGCAAAGCCGCAGATCATGTCGGATCTCTGGGGCAGTTTGACTCTCAGTCTCTCCCTGTCTTTCTCCTCCCTCTCTTTGTCATCTCTTTCCCCCTCTCTGCCAGCATCCCTCTGTTCACAGCCTGGAGACTGAGTCCGTTCCTGACCATCCAACTGGTCCACACCATTGTCCATCTCCTCTGAAACAGAAAgaaatgtttgtttgcttgtgtgaTAGTGTTAGTGAACACCACGCTAACTtctgtggttattttaaatttcattgtcaatttaaagtacaataaatgtatacaataaaGTTCTTTTatcaacctttaaaaaaaacaaaacagactgtATTAAAAACCTATTTAAATATTTCAGCTGAATAAAACATTCCTCAATGAATTAAAACATCACACTTCCATACAATATGCTTCCGAGATTTACTTTTGGCATGAGGCACATAATGGTGCATCTTTACCATCTTTCAATTTCAAAGAATTCAATAAACATGTCTGGAAATACTACTGTATATTAATCAACACATACTTAATATTTCCAGTCAAAACTAGGtctattaaactgatcaaaataatttttgctcaaaattataattgcaatgactgttgtcatttgagaaatgtACTTTTGCATTTCAGTTATTGCACTTTCACCAGTAAGCAAAAATCTATAGAATGTGGATATATACACATGCTTTATTTGACCTCTTCTGGTGTACTGATTTAGGCTATTAtaggctttttattatataaattaatatacattctTCAACAACATTCTTCTTaagatttttaagtttaagtttttcaatctaatatttaaatttttttatactctttatttcagctttattccaattaacaaaaacattcattttaatagtcaGTCAAGTGTGCCCATATGTTTGATTGGTAATCtatgtttaaaaacatattgaCAATGACTTGTTAATCACCAGCAACTCACCTCCTCGACAAGCCTGAATGAAGAACATCTTTGGCTTATTCTGGAGCAGAGGGCAGCGGGCGTTATCAAAAACCTCAAACACCCAGTCcaactgagagacagagagagatgtttGAAACTCTGATATGTAAAAGAATCTTCTGCAAGGCAATAAATTTACTTCAAATGGAActcacatactgataaaaatcaCACCTGTATGTATAGCTAAGAATTAGCAATGATGCACCGAAGTAAAAATTGTATCAGAACTGGAAATTCAGAATGCACTTGGCCGAAAACCCAAAGATaaatagactttttaaaaacttaatttaaagtagtttttttttgtataattgtattaacattactgcagcaatttaaaaaaaaatctaaattaggttttcatttagctgaaaactgcaataaaatatacaaaaaataaattttatgtaataattaatggttacactttattttaagatgtcattGTTACAGTACacatatacatttaagtactgattGATATTAATTTACtacatggttagggttagggttaggattagggtttggcctGTTACTTGCATGTTAGGGCTGCAGGATTAATTGCATGCTCGATTAAtcgcaccttaaaataaagttttacctaattaatttagttagtttttatgTCAACTATTTTATAACAGAATTACGTTTCTACTCCAATTTATCAttgaaatacaaacatttaatggTGGCTGTAACAAAAATTTCTCATTACAGATATATTTGAACATATGTTAAGTAATGAAGACAACaggttaattcaaaatataataactatataatataatgcatttttcacAAAATCAGTAAAACGCTAATTAAACACCAGTTTTGGCCTTTCCAAAATTTTCGTTGCCATAATTTCGGTGCATCAATAAGAATTAGGTATTAAAATCAAGCGCACCTCCAGCAGCTGTCCATCAGTGCCGTAGACAGATCCCTCAACTCCATGTGacagcaaacacacaacagtgCAGTCATACTTTGCATGTTCCTGCCGCTGGGCAAACTGCTCTAGGCACCTGCGCATTGcctgaaaaacacaaatcaaaacctTAATAAAAGACTACGCTTTGCAGTGCAGTCTGACTCTGTCAGCGTGTCTAACGCACCTCTGCCGTGAGGTCTTTGTGCAGGCTCACTGTGAAATCCAGTTCCATGAAAAGTCTTCTCAGCGTCTCGTCATCCACCTCTCCTCCCCTTCGGACGTCTAAATCAGCGTTAGCAGAGTCAAACCTCACGTTACTCAGTACCAAGGCCAGTCCTCGTGGGCAGGAGCGCATCGGGTAAGCCTGAAAGGAAAGACATTTGCATAGAGGTTACACACTGTGCTTACATAGCGTAAATTATATGCAAATACAATTGGTTGAGTGTGAGTATGTATAAGAATAGGGTTTGTGTCCTTATACCTGTGATCTATGGGACTGGTAAAATTCTGGCGTGCAGGGAAGAACAGCTGTGGTCACGGGAGAGTCGGCATCCAAACACATCTCCATGGactctaaaacacacaaaaataacccCATTTAGCTCAAAAGCATTAGACTCATCTAACATAACAATTTGCCTTTTTGTACTTAAATTTCTTCTATAACAGTTAATGCAAACAAGCAttgttattgctaactaaaactacaactttTAACTAAATATGTTTATTGGTAACTGAAATAAGGCTGaaccaaatttaaatattaaataaaatatgtaaatattgtaaatattgccTTGGCACCTGAAATAAATAGACTGTGATAAATCAATAACAAAGATTTTAGAGTGTCAGGACAGTTTTTGCTGGAAATCACACACATAAGGCTGtgtgtatttcttaaaaaaaagaaataaaaaaaaagacctagaGCGAATTAATCAccaattttaaaaagtcatttatatgaCCACCTTCTTTGATATGATGTTCTTATCCATGTGTACAACAGTTTCAGATATTTGGCATAGAGTGTGCATGACATAAATCTCATAATTAGCATAGTATGCACAAAGCCTGGTTTATCTTTGTTCGAtaagtgttcattttaaaacttAAGTATAATTTGGGCTTTCTGCACAAACACAAGCAGAGTAAAGTGCTCACCATGAGTCCGGGCTCTTTTCGCAGGTATAACACATTCCTGAGTTGGAAAGGGCAGCGATGGCTCTGAAAAGCTTTTCTGTGAagataaaaaacagaaaagaaaatcactTTTCTACACCGACTACATATACAAAATGCAGAATATACACCCATGCTGACAGTTACAGTCAGTTCATTACCCTCTATTACAAAGGAAAGGAGAGTTTGtatttgtttggggttttttaaaGAACAGTGCAGTTTGGGTGTGGTAATAAATTGGTGCATAATATTGACGTTGCTGCATTGTAACTTCCCCTTTAGTCctactctctctccctctcttttatTCCACTGACCCAGATCTGACCTCCGTGGGTGGCGTGATTTCTATACATCTCTATGAAGACTGATCCCACAACTCTGCCACTTTAATGTcctaagaatattttgtattttggaaaAGAAAATACTTAATATAGTTGATTATATATAGTGTttagaaaacaatataaaatttttcaatataaagtaaacaaatatgcTTGATTCTCCTTCCATTAAGTGCAAAACATCAAGTAGATAAAATTTGTTTTCCTATAAATACAGCACATCTGTCTCGCTGGTTCTCATCAGATGTGCTGTTATTGCTGAAGAAGACTTTTCCAGTCCCTCACTGGATGATCACTGCAACCATTGTTCTTAAAGAAACCCGTCAAGTCAGTCTAAGTGGGTGTGGTTCTGAAGTGAGGGCACCAACTCACGTCTTTCTCAGTAAAGTCCATGAGCAGTCTGCACAGATGCTGTTGCTCTGTTGCCGTAAGAGCAGCACAGAAGCTGCTGAATGCTTGAGGGCCACGTTTAGGCAAAAGAAACAACAATTGACGACTCTTTCCCTGGGATGTCGGTTTAGCCTAAAAGGATTCAAATTTCACTATGGTTAAAAATAATcaaagcttttatatatatatatatatatatatatatatatgtgtgtgtgtgtgtgtgtgtgtgtgtgtgtgtgtgtgctctactAAATGTATGGTATATACACCAACAAGATTAACAACATAACATTTTCTACTTAAAACATATAATTCACACAAATTCCACGCAGATCTATCCGATATATAACttacattaaagctgcagtccataactttttttttggttaaaaatgatccaaaatcaatatttgaacAAGTACATAACTAGCCAG
This genomic stretch from Cyprinus carpio isolate SPL01 chromosome B16, ASM1834038v1, whole genome shotgun sequence harbors:
- the LOC109085235 gene encoding caspase-2-like isoform X1, coding for MLGDCGMKEWERLALRKNSVTFLRDLVVDDLLIQCLQQDGILTENMAETIMAKPTSQGKSRQLLFLLPKRGPQAFSSFCAALTATEQQHLCRLLMDFTEKDKSFSEPSLPFPTQECVIPAKRARTHESMEMCLDADSPVTTAVLPCTPEFYQSHRSQAYPMRSCPRGLALVLSNVRFDSANADLDVRRGGEVDDETLRRLFMELDFTVSLHKDLTAEAMRRCLEQFAQRQEHAKYDCTVVCLLSHGVEGSVYGTDGQLLELDWVFEVFDNARCPLLQNKPKMFFIQACRGEEMDNGVDQLDGQERTQSPGCEQRDAGREGERDDKEREEKDRERLRVKLPQRSDMICGFATLKGFSTAAMRNTKKGSWFIQELNSAIRQKSNDTHLADILVQVNSRIKSREGYAPGSAHHRCKEMSEFTSSLCKDLYLFPKYYPNN
- the LOC109085235 gene encoding caspase-2-like isoform X2, producing MLGDCGMKEWERLALRKNSVTFLRDLVVDDLLIQCLQQDGILTENMAETIMAKPTSQGKSRQLLFLLPKRGPQAFSSFCAALTATEQQHLCRLLMDFTEKDKSFSEPSLPFPTQECVIPAKRARTHESMEMCLDADSPVTTAVLPCTPEFYQSHRSQAYPMRSCPRGLALVLSNVRFDSANADLDVRRGGEVDDETLRRLFMELDFTVSLHKDLTAEAMRRCLEQFAQRQEHAKYDCTVVCLLSHGVEGSVYGTDGQLLELDWVFEVFDNARCPLLQNKPKMFFIQACRGEEMDNGVDQLDGQERTQSPGCEQRDAGREGERDDKEREEKDRERLRVKLPQRSDMICGFATLKGTAAMRNTKKGSWFIQELNSAIRQKSNDTHLADILVQVNSRIKSREGYAPGSAHHRCKEMSEFTSSLCKDLYLFPKYYPNN